TTGAAAGTTTCATGTAAACATTTCCCCCATTCTTTTCATCTGAAAAAGGATTAGTTTCAGGATTATGGATGTCGGGAAATGCATGTTTTAAAATATTGGATATCAATTCATTGATTATAAGGCTGCAGGGGATTGCAGCATCAATATCGAGGTAAATTTCTTCGATTTCAATGTTTATATTTAACAAATTTTTATTGATTCTGTAGGAACGATAAAGTTCATTGATCAGACTTTTGACATATTCATCAAAATTAATTCTTGCAAGACTATCTGATTGATATAATTTTTCGTGCACTAGCGCCATTGCCTTAATACGTCCTTGACTTTCTTTTAAAAGGTTTAAAGCCCCTTCATCATCCAAATATCTTGACTGTAGATTCAGTAAACTGGAAATTATTTGCATATTATTTTTAACACGGTGATGAATTTCCTGTAAAAGGATGTTTTTTTCTTTCAAAGACTTTTTAAGCATTTCTTCTGCTTTAACGCTGTCAGTAATATCTGTTATGAAACCTTCTAATATTGGTAATTCTTCTTCATTGGAATATACAAATCTGCCCTGTTCCCAAACATATTTTTCTTTTGAATCTGCAGTTTTTATTCTATAAATAATTTTAAATGCTTTATTGTCTTTTAGAGATTTCTGGATTTCATTCCAAACATATTCACGGTCATCAGGATGTATTATATCATTGAAAGAAATTTTTTTATTCATTAACAAATCTTCAACTGGATATCCTGTTAATTCCAGACAACCCTCACTTACAAATATCATTGTCCAATGGGGGTCATTTCTGCATTTATATGCAACACCGGGTAAATTACTTATCAATGTTTCAAGGGTCCTCTGTTTCTCTTTTAAAGCTGTTTCATACGATTTTCGTTTGTCTATGTTGGTAATTATAATTAATTTTCCAAAGGGAACACCAAAATTTTCATATAGGGGCGTAATCCTAACTTCAACCCATAAATGATTTTTTAAGAGAATTTCATGACTTTCTATATTTGAATTTAAATAAAGAGATTTTATTTGCTCTTCTTTTTCAAAAATATCATCAAATTTTTTACCTATATCGTTTGAAGTTATTTGAAACATCTCTTCTGCAGGTCGATTAATTTCAACCAGGATATCTTCAGCATCAAACACCATAAATCCATTGGTCATGTTATTAAAAAGATTTTTGTGGGCTAATGGTAAAATATTAAGTAATTGAAATTTAAAAACGGCCATGGCAGCTAATAAACTTGTTAAACAAAAGGCAATAGGTGTTAAATCAATAAGTGCAGGTAAATTTCCTGTTAGATAAATTATATTAATAACGAGCGGGAATGCGATGCCAATTAAAGCTACTGAAGTCTGTATTTTATATATTTTTGTAGAATTAAAGAATATATAAGTCATTAAGAACATTCCCATTAGAAGTAATGGATAAGAATAAATAAGGTTTAACCAAACAGCCAGTCCATGTTCATAAACAAGTACTGTGCCTATATTGGTTGAAACAGGAATGATATTTGTCCATATAAGTTTATGGAATTCATTTGTAAATGCTAAAATAGTGATAACAACGGGTGTTATCATTAAGAGCAATATATTAAAATTCTTAAGGTATTTTTCATATTTTCCATAGCTTAACACAAATAGAAATAGAAATGGAGCAACTGTTGTTATTCCAATATAGCTGATTTTTGCCCAGAGTATTTTTTGGCTTATTACTGGTGATAATAATTCCATTAGTGATCCAAGGGACCATATACATATTGAAAACATTACAAGGATAAAAAAAGTGTGTAATTTAATGGAGCGCCTTTTAAATGCATATATAGCTAAAATTAAGGATATTAAAAATGTTGTTATAAATCCGGCAGCATAGGCTGAATATTCTCCATTCATATTACCATCTTACATATTAGAATTTGATATAATGGTATAAATATTGAACATTTGTTTTAAACCGGGTTAAAAAATTAAAAACTAATGTTGACAATTTTTAAATATTTTTTCATCAAATTCCATTCCTTTAATCTTTTTAATTATTTTACATGAACTGTCAAGGGGTGCTTTCTTATATTTTGTAATTTTAACAACTTCTACATTAATTCCTCTATTACTAAGTTCTTTTTTAAGTTCTTCTAAATCAAAATTTTGATCCGGACCAATTGCAATAATATCTGGCTTTATTTCATGTACAATTTTAAAGATATCACCAACATGTCCTAAATAAGCTTCATCAACAGGTTTAAGCATCTTAACAACTTCCAGTCTCTGTTCTTCGCTCACCACTGGTACTCTTTTCTTTGCCCTGACAGTGGCATCCCTTGCTATAACCACAATTAACTCGGAATCTTCTCCACCAAGTTTTTTTGCTTCTTCTAGGTAAAGTCCATGTCCTGAATGTATTATATCAAATGTTCCTGTTGCCATAACTCTTGTCATCTCTTCACCTGGCCATTTTTCTTAAATAGTTTCTGTATTGCATAAATTTTTAATCAATGATTATTGTTAAGTATGTTTCTATTTTTGATCTTAAGTTTTTTAATTAGGTAAATATATTTCTATAATAAGAATATACATGTTAATATGAAGCTTTTGAAGGGAATAGGTACAAGTTCTTATGTAGGTGTTGGAAAAGTAAGAAAAATTAAAAATGAAGATGATATTTTTAAAATTAAAAGTGGAGAAATTGTAGTTGTTTCAAAAGCTTCAAGAGACATGCTTTTACATCTTCAAACAGCAGGAGGAGTTATTACTGATTATGGGGGAATAACAAGTCATGTGGCTATTGTTTTAAGGGAGATGAAAGTCCCATGCATCGTCGGAACCATGAATGCAACTGAAAAACTTGAAAATGGAATGATAGTGACGGTTGATGGAAGAACAGGCAACATATATGGTGGTTTCATAGAATTTGAAAGCGAAAAAGAACTTTTCGAATTGTATAACCCTTCAACCAGAATTAAAGTAAATATAAATGTCCCTGAAATTGCAAAAAGAGCTGAACCTTATTCAGATGGTGTAGGTTCAATAAGAATTGAAAATATGATTACAAGAACTTTAAAACATCCATACAGACTTTTGGAGGATGATGAGTTAACAACAGTTATTGTGGATGGTGTAAGAAAAATAGTTGATGCATTTTATCCGAAACCGGTCTGGTTCAGGACATTTGACATACCCACTGATGAGTTGAAACGATTAAAAGGCGGAAATTATGAACCTGATGAAAATAACCCGCTATTAGGCCTTAGAGGAATATATAAAGATTTAAAAAATGTAGCAATATTAAAAGCAGAGTTTGAAGCTGTAAAAATTCTTTTAGAGGAAGGATACAACAATTTAGGCATTAAAATTCCATTTGTAAGAGATATTAATGAATATGTTCTCTCAAAAAAGATTTTAAAAGATGTTGGGGTGAAGCCCCATAAAGATATTGATTTCGGAGTTTCTATAGAAACTCCCTCTGCAGCTTTAACCTTTGATGACTTTTTAAAAGAAGGAATAGATTTCATGACAC
This genomic window from Methanobacterium sp. contains:
- a CDS encoding histidine kinase N-terminal 7TM domain-containing protein; the encoded protein is MNGEYSAYAAGFITTFLISLILAIYAFKRRSIKLHTFFILVMFSICIWSLGSLMELLSPVISQKILWAKISYIGITTVAPFLFLFVLSYGKYEKYLKNFNILLLMITPVVITILAFTNEFHKLIWTNIIPVSTNIGTVLVYEHGLAVWLNLIYSYPLLLMGMFLMTYIFFNSTKIYKIQTSVALIGIAFPLVINIIYLTGNLPALIDLTPIAFCLTSLLAAMAVFKFQLLNILPLAHKNLFNNMTNGFMVFDAEDILVEINRPAEEMFQITSNDIGKKFDDIFEKEEQIKSLYLNSNIESHEILLKNHLWVEVRITPLYENFGVPFGKLIIITNIDKRKSYETALKEKQRTLETLISNLPGVAYKCRNDPHWTMIFVSEGCLELTGYPVEDLLMNKKISFNDIIHPDDREYVWNEIQKSLKDNKAFKIIYRIKTADSKEKYVWEQGRFVYSNEEELPILEGFITDITDSVKAEEMLKKSLKEKNILLQEIHHRVKNNMQIISSLLNLQSRYLDDEGALNLLKESQGRIKAMALVHEKLYQSDSLARINFDEYVKSLINELYRSYRINKNLLNINIEIEEIYLDIDAAIPCSLIINELISNILKHAFPDIHNPETNPFSDEKNGGNVYMKLSKNEDRFRLIISDDGIGLPRDIDLNNTKTLGLQLVNALVDQLNGTIEVQRYNGTKYVINFDERNSKGID
- a CDS encoding FAD synthase — its product is MTRVMATGTFDIIHSGHGLYLEEAKKLGGEDSELIVVIARDATVRAKKRVPVVSEEQRLEVVKMLKPVDEAYLGHVGDIFKIVHEIKPDIIAIGPDQNFDLEELKKELSNRGINVEVVKITKYKKAPLDSSCKIIKKIKGMEFDEKIFKNCQH
- a CDS encoding PEP-utilizing enzyme, coding for MKLLKGIGTSSYVGVGKVRKIKNEDDIFKIKSGEIVVVSKASRDMLLHLQTAGGVITDYGGITSHVAIVLREMKVPCIVGTMNATEKLENGMIVTVDGRTGNIYGGFIEFESEKELFELYNPSTRIKVNINVPEIAKRAEPYSDGVGSIRIENMITRTLKHPYRLLEDDELTTVIVDGVRKIVDAFYPKPVWFRTFDIPTDELKRLKGGNYEPDENNPLLGLRGIYKDLKNVAILKAEFEAVKILLEEGYNNLGIKIPFVRDINEYVLSKKILKDVGVKPHKDIDFGVSIETPSAALTFDDFLKEGIDFMTLGMSDLAMCSLAVDRRSVKVAKHFNLMHPAVLMMVESVIKKCNKNGIESCICGHSAGVPEIVKKLVGFGIDCVSTNPDQILKIRKAVYCFENDIIINSLV